Proteins encoded in a region of the Thermocaproicibacter melissae genome:
- a CDS encoding IclR family transcriptional regulator, translating to MAPKDNFPEGVKVKSLYKAIKLLDYFDSNHPERGISELAELSGMLKSSVYNIMSTYEACGIIEKNPKTGRYRLGLKILALSNVLGQDDVFWEVIRPYMEELSEQTGETVFLATPYGNNIIYREAAYPNHAISVRAIKGVVAPMYCTSLGKAILSCMEPDYTERVISEGMKAFTPYTITDPQAFREEIQKIRMQGYSVDNMEHEYGIKCVGVPLRNSDGELVGAISLSGPSLRFKDEQIKKYAELLTDYARRIQNRI from the coding sequence ATGGCGCCAAAAGACAACTTTCCTGAAGGGGTAAAAGTAAAATCGCTTTATAAAGCGATTAAGCTGCTCGATTATTTTGACAGCAACCACCCGGAACGCGGCATCAGCGAACTTGCGGAACTCAGCGGCATGCTCAAAAGCAGCGTATATAACATCATGAGTACATACGAGGCTTGCGGAATTATTGAAAAAAATCCGAAAACGGGCCGATACCGCCTCGGGCTGAAAATTCTGGCCTTGAGCAACGTCTTGGGTCAGGACGACGTCTTCTGGGAAGTCATCCGGCCGTATATGGAAGAACTCAGCGAGCAGACCGGAGAAACCGTTTTCCTCGCAACACCCTACGGCAACAACATCATCTACCGCGAAGCAGCCTACCCGAATCACGCCATTTCCGTCCGGGCAATCAAAGGCGTCGTAGCACCCATGTACTGCACAAGCTTAGGGAAAGCAATTCTTTCCTGCATGGAACCAGATTACACCGAGCGGGTTATTTCCGAGGGAATGAAAGCGTTCACCCCATACACCATAACCGACCCGCAGGCATTCCGTGAGGAAATTCAGAAAATCCGCATGCAGGGTTATTCCGTTGACAACATGGAGCATGAATACGGAATCAAATGCGTCGGCGTTCCTCTCCGGAACAGCGATGGTGAGCTGGTTGGCGCCATCAGCCTTTCCGGCCCCTCTCTGCGCTTTAAGGATGAGCAAATCAAGAAGTACGCGGAGCTGCTCACCGACTACGCCAGACGGATACAGAACCGCATTTAA
- a CDS encoding LysM peptidoglycan-binding domain-containing protein, whose amino-acid sequence MLIHVVKAGDSLWSIANSYQVPLDSIISANGLADPDVLVVGEALVIPTAGVSYVVQPGDSLWKIAQKYGVTVANLATANNITNPQNLTIGSTLTIPNGYRPAIGVNGYIDIFGQSAVPIVNRHAELLTYLAPFAYLIREDAGLDPIDDEPIIQAMKAYGTVPVMAVTNFTSTSRGENLASQVLNDPMLVETLLDNILSVMNRKGYQSLNVDFENVLPEDREAYNSFLMRAADRLHAEGYFLSTALAPKTGPTQAGLLYEAHDYPAHGRIADFVVLMTYEWGYRKGPPQPISPINKIRQVLDYAVSVIPPEKIYLGFQIYARDWVLPHQAGQEAETFSPQEAISRAAKYGAEIMYDSEAASPFFRYTDENGVEHEVWFEDARSAQAKFDAVKDYGLAGISYWPITPAFPQNWSLLDATFIVKKREQ is encoded by the coding sequence ATGTTGATTCATGTTGTAAAAGCAGGCGATTCACTCTGGAGCATCGCGAACAGCTATCAGGTCCCGCTGGATTCCATCATCTCCGCCAACGGGCTGGCGGACCCCGATGTGCTCGTTGTGGGAGAGGCTCTCGTAATTCCGACGGCAGGCGTGTCCTATGTTGTGCAGCCCGGTGACTCTCTGTGGAAAATCGCGCAGAAATACGGCGTCACGGTTGCCAACCTCGCCACTGCCAACAACATCACAAATCCGCAGAATTTAACAATCGGCTCAACGCTCACCATACCGAACGGATATCGGCCCGCCATCGGCGTAAACGGGTACATTGACATTTTCGGGCAGTCAGCCGTTCCCATTGTGAACCGGCACGCCGAATTGCTGACCTATTTAGCACCGTTCGCCTATCTGATCCGGGAGGATGCAGGACTCGACCCAATCGACGACGAGCCGATTATTCAGGCCATGAAGGCGTATGGCACCGTGCCGGTAATGGCTGTCACCAACTTCACCTCCACGTCGCGAGGAGAAAATCTCGCTTCGCAGGTTCTGAATGACCCGATGCTGGTTGAAACACTGCTCGACAATATCCTTTCGGTCATGAACCGAAAGGGATATCAAAGTCTGAACGTCGACTTTGAGAACGTTCTTCCAGAGGACCGAGAAGCCTACAACAGCTTTCTGATGCGCGCCGCCGACCGCCTGCACGCGGAAGGGTATTTCCTCTCCACCGCCCTCGCACCGAAAACAGGGCCGACGCAGGCAGGGCTGCTCTACGAGGCGCACGACTACCCCGCCCACGGCAGGATTGCCGATTTCGTCGTCCTGATGACCTACGAGTGGGGATACCGGAAAGGTCCGCCACAGCCGATTTCTCCGATCAACAAAATCAGGCAGGTGCTTGATTACGCCGTTTCGGTCATCCCGCCGGAGAAAATTTATCTCGGGTTTCAAATCTACGCGCGGGACTGGGTCCTTCCCCACCAAGCCGGACAGGAAGCCGAAACCTTCAGTCCGCAGGAAGCCATCAGCCGCGCCGCGAAGTACGGGGCCGAAATTATGTATGACTCCGAGGCGGCCTCACCCTTCTTCCGCTACACCGACGAAAACGGCGTTGAACACGAGGTTTGGTTTGAAGATGCACGCAGCGCGCAGGCGAAGTTCGACGCCGTGAAAGACTACGGCCTGGCCGGAATCAGCTATTGGCCCATCACCCCTGCATTCCCCCAGAACTGGAGTTTGCTGGACGCCACTTTTATCGTGAAGAAAAGAGAACAATAA
- a CDS encoding FAD-dependent oxidoreductase: protein MPNKYANLFEQVSIGNCTIKNRFAMAPMGPLGLGDAEGGFNQRGIDYYVERAKGGTGLIFTGVTFVDNKVEQHDMPNTPCSTHNPVHFIRTAREMTERIHAYDAKVFLQLSGGFGRVTIPTNLGEHPPVAPSAIPHRWLDKICRPLEVEEIHEIVKQFGKGAYNAKRAGFDGVQIHAVHEGYLIDQFAISLFNNRTDEYGGSLENRLRFAREILEEIKKTCGDDFPVTLRYSVKSFIKDWRVGALPGEEFEEKGRDIEEGLKAAQLLAEYGYDALDVDVGCYDAWWWNHPPMYQKKGLYIPYAKMVKDVVDVPVICAGRMDDPEMASKAVADGACDIVSLGRPLLADPDYVNKLKAGDTASIRPCLSCHEGCMGRIQEYSALNCAVNPQACRERSTRLVPALRKKKVVIVGGGVAGCEAARVLALRGHEPVVYEKSSALGGNLIPGGTPSFKQDDHALAAWYTHELKKLGVEVHLNTEVGAEDVRKLGADVVIVATGSKPKVFSLGSAPVYPAADVLLGKVIAKQDVAIIGGGLVGCETALWLREQGKNVTIVEALPKILAVNAPLCHANSEMLAALIPFKGIRTVTSAKATGYDGSTLQVETADGVQSIKADTVILAVGYTSENELYNQLRGEVPEIHLLGDARRVANIMYAIWDAYEVASHIE from the coding sequence ATGCCTAACAAGTATGCGAATCTGTTTGAACAAGTTTCCATCGGCAACTGCACCATAAAAAACCGATTTGCTATGGCTCCGATGGGCCCTCTGGGACTTGGGGATGCGGAGGGCGGCTTTAACCAGCGCGGCATTGACTACTACGTGGAAAGAGCCAAGGGAGGCACAGGCCTGATTTTCACCGGTGTCACGTTTGTTGACAACAAGGTGGAACAGCACGATATGCCGAACACCCCGTGTTCCACGCATAACCCCGTGCATTTTATCCGCACCGCGCGCGAAATGACCGAAAGAATCCATGCCTACGATGCAAAGGTATTTCTGCAGCTTTCCGGCGGGTTCGGCAGAGTCACCATTCCGACCAATCTTGGCGAACACCCGCCTGTGGCGCCTTCTGCCATTCCGCACCGCTGGCTCGATAAAATCTGCCGTCCGCTTGAAGTGGAAGAAATCCATGAAATCGTCAAGCAGTTCGGCAAAGGGGCCTACAATGCGAAAAGGGCCGGGTTCGACGGTGTGCAGATTCATGCCGTGCATGAAGGGTATCTGATTGACCAGTTCGCCATTTCACTGTTCAACAACCGCACCGATGAATACGGCGGAAGCCTTGAGAACCGCCTGCGCTTTGCCCGCGAGATTCTGGAAGAGATTAAGAAAACCTGCGGGGATGACTTCCCGGTAACGCTGCGGTACAGTGTGAAGAGCTTCATTAAGGACTGGCGCGTCGGCGCTCTGCCGGGCGAGGAATTTGAAGAAAAGGGCAGAGACATCGAAGAAGGCCTCAAAGCGGCACAGCTGCTCGCGGAGTATGGCTATGACGCGCTTGACGTAGACGTCGGATGCTACGACGCCTGGTGGTGGAACCATCCGCCGATGTACCAGAAGAAGGGCCTCTACATTCCTTACGCAAAGATGGTAAAGGATGTTGTGGATGTGCCCGTCATCTGCGCCGGCCGCATGGATGATCCGGAAATGGCTTCAAAAGCCGTGGCAGACGGGGCGTGCGATATCGTTTCGCTCGGCCGCCCGCTGCTTGCCGACCCGGACTACGTCAATAAGCTGAAAGCCGGAGATACGGCTTCGATTCGTCCGTGCCTCTCCTGCCACGAGGGATGCATGGGGCGCATTCAGGAGTACTCCGCCCTCAATTGCGCCGTCAATCCGCAGGCCTGCCGCGAACGCTCGACACGCCTTGTTCCCGCGCTGCGCAAAAAGAAGGTCGTTATTGTCGGCGGCGGTGTTGCCGGATGTGAAGCGGCCCGCGTGCTGGCACTTCGCGGCCACGAACCGGTTGTTTACGAAAAATCTTCGGCATTGGGCGGAAACCTGATTCCGGGAGGTACCCCGTCCTTCAAGCAGGATGACCACGCGCTTGCGGCGTGGTATACGCATGAGCTGAAAAAGCTCGGCGTGGAAGTACATCTGAACACGGAGGTCGGAGCGGAAGACGTCCGCAAGCTCGGCGCGGATGTCGTGATTGTGGCAACCGGCTCGAAGCCGAAGGTTTTCTCTCTCGGCTCGGCACCGGTTTATCCTGCCGCAGACGTGCTGCTCGGAAAGGTCATCGCAAAGCAGGATGTTGCCATCATCGGCGGCGGACTAGTCGGCTGCGAAACCGCACTCTGGCTGCGTGAGCAGGGCAAGAACGTAACCATTGTGGAAGCCCTCCCGAAGATTCTTGCGGTGAATGCTCCGCTTTGCCATGCAAACAGCGAAATGCTGGCGGCGCTGATTCCGTTCAAGGGGATTCGCACCGTCACCTCCGCGAAAGCCACCGGTTACGACGGAAGTACGCTTCAGGTGGAAACCGCTGACGGAGTGCAGTCCATCAAGGCGGATACGGTCATTCTTGCTGTGGGCTATACCTCGGAAAATGAGCTCTACAATCAGCTTCGCGGCGAAGTCCCCGAGATTCATCTGCTCGGCGACGCCCGCAGAGTGGCGAATATTATGTATGCAATTTGGGACGCATACGAAGTTGCCAGCCACATTGAATAA
- a CDS encoding TetR/AcrR family transcriptional regulator: MGKDVTSRTLQALATKKRIYECGISLMKKYGYENITIEQIAKKAKVSVGTYYHYFQSKFDLFVEIYRQGDKYFKDKIPALLSRTKNCKERISEYFALYAQLALKDGLAMVRNLYVPTNKMFLTHGRAMQDLLMDILREGQKNGELPPEADVCKITETLFVAARGVIFDWSLHDGSNDLVADMRNMIDRLASTYLL, from the coding sequence ATGGGCAAAGATGTGACAAGCCGAACGCTGCAGGCCTTGGCGACCAAAAAAAGAATCTACGAATGTGGCATTTCGCTGATGAAAAAGTATGGTTATGAGAACATCACCATCGAACAAATCGCCAAAAAGGCAAAAGTATCGGTTGGAACCTATTATCATTACTTTCAGTCGAAATTTGACCTGTTCGTAGAAATCTACCGGCAGGGAGACAAATACTTCAAGGATAAAATTCCTGCGCTCCTAAGCAGAACAAAAAACTGCAAAGAAAGAATCTCGGAGTATTTTGCGCTCTACGCACAGCTCGCTTTGAAGGACGGCTTGGCGATGGTGCGTAACCTTTATGTTCCCACCAATAAGATGTTTCTGACCCATGGCCGCGCTATGCAGGATTTATTGATGGATATTCTCCGCGAGGGACAGAAGAACGGGGAACTGCCACCGGAAGCCGATGTCTGCAAAATCACCGAAACGCTGTTCGTTGCGGCGAGAGGTGTGATTTTTGACTGGAGCCTGCATGACGGAAGCAACGATTTGGTGGCAGACATGCGAAATATGATTGACAGGCTCGCAAGCACTTACCTGCTGTGA